A portion of the Magnolia sinica isolate HGM2019 chromosome 17, MsV1, whole genome shotgun sequence genome contains these proteins:
- the LOC131231540 gene encoding uncharacterized protein LOC131231540 has product MRIRKHANISLSPSLRTRTTLHPHVCQLNRSPWDVMPFPLQSDGQPHPNQYQREEREEEEEEEEEAVMGMGNGVSSIAAAADGSEEREFSKEGRGEKKKKRGVASEREMIPSKGKTCNKEEDEGQSQLDACPKVGEKDVVGGRRGRKNQGRAFSSKSDYYYYYSGFGPLWGRKRGGTQLLGVHAPPIPSPSSPSSSPLPSSSDHDDHDHDHDHDRRMKRVRKRVKARSLKSLL; this is encoded by the exons atgAGGATCCGGAAGCATGCGAACATATCTCTCTCCCCATCTCTCCGCACGCGCACCACTCTCCATCCGCACGTGTGCCAGCTCAACCGCTCGCCGTGGGATGTCATGCCATTTCCTCTCCAATCCGACGGCCAACCTCACCCAAATCAATACCAG agagaagaaagagaagaggaagaggaagaagaagaagaagctgtgATGGGAATGGGAAATGGCGTTTCAtctattgctgctgctgctgatggcAG CGAGGAAAGGGAATTTTCGAAAGaagggagaggagagaagaaaaagaagagaggagtGGCTTCCGAAAGAGAGATGATTCCAAGCAAGGGTAAGACATGTAATAAAGAGGAAGATGAAGGGCAATCTCAGTTAGACGCTTGCCCGAAAGTTGGAGAGAAGGACGTAGTGGGAGGAAGGCGTGGAAGGAAGAATCAAGGGAGGGCATTTTCGTCAAAATCAGATTATTACTACTATTATTCTGGGTTTGGTCCTTTGTGGGGTAGAAAGAGAGGAGGAACTCAGCTCCTTGGTGTCCATGCTCCACCCATcccatcaccatcatcaccatcatcatcaccattaccATCGTCATCAGATCATGATGACCATGACCATGACCATGATCACGATCGTCGTatgaagagagtgaggaagcGCGTGAAAGCTCGATCGCTCAAATCTCTCCTCTAA